In one window of bacterium DNA:
- a CDS encoding N-acetyltransferase codes for MTTFIHPTAIVEDGVRIGPDTALWDHVHVRAPTRIGQGCLVGGKTYIAYGVEIGNRVKINSFVYICTAVSVEDGVMIGAGTIFTNDRYPRAATPNLARALGSEPNEETLSTRVREGATIGARSVIGCDLEVGRFAMVGMGSVVAGSVPDFHLAVGNPARSVGFVCRCGRPFAKFDPASPPASIEHRCPKCAYAYTATEGSVEELGFGARQSGG; via the coding sequence GTGACCACCTTCATCCACCCAACGGCAATCGTCGAAGACGGCGTTCGGATCGGACCCGACACCGCGCTGTGGGATCACGTGCACGTGCGTGCCCCCACACGAATCGGACAGGGCTGCCTGGTCGGCGGGAAGACCTACATCGCCTACGGTGTCGAGATCGGGAACCGGGTCAAGATCAACAGCTTCGTCTACATCTGCACCGCGGTGAGCGTCGAAGACGGAGTGATGATAGGCGCCGGGACCATCTTCACCAATGACCGTTACCCGCGGGCCGCAACGCCGAATCTGGCGCGAGCTCTTGGCTCCGAGCCCAACGAAGAAACCCTCTCCACTCGAGTCCGCGAAGGGGCTACTATCGGAGCTCGCTCGGTGATCGGCTGCGATCTCGAGGTCGGCCGGTTCGCGATGGTGGGCATGGGGTCGGTGGTCGCCGGCTCGGTTCCTGATTTTCACCTGGCTGTCGGCAATCCGGCGAGGTCCGTGGGCTTCGTGTGTCGCTGCGGGAGGCCGTTTGCGAAGTTCGATCCGGCGAGTCCCCCCGCATCGATCGAGCACCGTTGCCCAAAGTGTGCCTACGCGTACACGGCGACGGAAGGCAGCGTCGAGGAACTGGGCTTCGGGGCGCGGCAGTCGGGCGGTTAA